The Chaetodon trifascialis isolate fChaTrf1 chromosome 16, fChaTrf1.hap1, whole genome shotgun sequence genome includes a region encoding these proteins:
- the h3f3c gene encoding H3 histone, family 3C has translation MARTKQTARKSTGGKAPRKQLATKAARKSAPSTGGVKKPHRYRPGTVALREIRRYQKSTELLIRKLPFQRLVREIAQDFKTDLRFQSAAIGALQEASEAYLVGLFEDTNLCAIHAKRVTIMPKDIQLARRIRGERA, from the exons ATGGCTCGTACCAAGCAGACTGCTCGTAAGTCCACTGGAGGAAAGGCTCCTCGTAAGCAGCTGGCCACCAAAGCTGCCCGTAAGAGTGCCCCCTCTACTGGTGGTGTCAAGAAACCCCATCGCTATAG GCCTGGAACTGTGGCTTTGAGAGAGATTCGTCGGTACCAGAAGTCCACTGAGCTGCTGATCCGTAAGCTGCCCTTCCAGCGCCTGGTGAGGGAGATTGCTCAGGACTTCAAAACTGACCTGCGTTTCCAGAGCGCCGCCATTGGAGCTctacag GAGGCCAGTGAGGCGTACCTGGTGGGTCTGTTTGAGGATACTAACCTGTGTGCCATCCATGCCAAACGTGTCACCATCATGCCCAAAGACATCCAGCTGGCACGCCGCATCCGTGGAGAGCGTGCTTAA